From the Macaca nemestrina isolate mMacNem1 chromosome 2, mMacNem.hap1, whole genome shotgun sequence genome, the window GACCGGGCGAGCTGCAGAGGCCACTCCTAGGGGCCCAAGTCTCCAGAAGGGCTCCAAAGAATATGCTGCTGAGCTTCCCCAGCGTCACATCCCAGCAGGCAGGCTAGGGACTCCCCGAGCTTTTAAATCCTTGGGATTCTGTCACTAGCTTCCAAAATAGAAAGGGCTGGGCCCTTTGTGAAGGTTTCTCCACACTGCCTATAATTAAGGGTTCTCTAGCAGGGGACTGAGAACCCACCCCCACTGTCATTGTCAGGTCCCAGGCTAATCTCTAATATGGTTTTTCATATGCCGAGCCAGGTTCGAAGACCACCTGAAGGTCTTCCCACACTTGGTGCATTTGAACGGCCTCTCTCGAGTATGAAATCTCTTGTGGCTAATGAGTTGTGAACTCTTGTTGAAAGTTTTCCCACATATGCTGCATTTGTGGCACTTTTTCCCAATGGTTATGTCCTGGAGTCCAGTGAGCCTGGAGCTCTGGTTGCAAGCTTCTTTGCAGTCTTCGAGGGGCATCTCCTCACTTGGTTTTAGCTTCTGTAATCTCAACTTTGTGTCCTGAGAGGAAGACCGCGCAGGTGGGCTACGTTCAGCCTGTGCTGCTCTGGTATGTTTCCTCTGGTGACTGGAAAGGGTATGTCTCCCAATGAACTCTTTCCCACACCACTGACATTTGAAAGGTCTCTCTGTAGAGTGGATCCTCTGATGGTTAACAAGGCGATAGTTTCTATCGTAAGATTTCCCACACAGATTACATTTATAGCGCTTCTCTCCACTGTGTATTCCCTTATGATCTAAAAGGGTTCTTTTACGTGTAAAGGTTTTCCCACATTCTTGACACCAAAAACGTTTCTCACCAGTGAGGATTTTCGGCTCCACACTTGGAGTCTTTTCACTTTCATGGCAATCATACTGTTTTTGAAGAGAGTGAATCCTCTGATGTCGGTAGAGATTGGAACTCCatctgaaggctttcccacactccCTACACTTATAcggcttctctccagtgtgaactctCTGATGGATGAGGAGGAAGGAGTGATTGCGGAAGGCCTTGCCACACTGGCTGCATTTGTAGGGCTCCTCTCTGGAGTGACTGCTCTGAGGAACCTGGAACACTCTGTCCTGACTAAAAGATGCCCCGCCCTCAGGTTTTCTTTTCATGGCATGCTTCTTCTTATGAACAATAAAGGCTGACCTATAGGCAAAGTCCTTCCCACAATCGCTACACTGGTATGGTTTCTCACCTGTGTGAATTCTCTGGTGGTCAACGAGAGTTTTCTTTCTAGTAAAAGTTTTCCCACACTGCTGacacaaaaatgttttctccacAGCGGGGGCACCCTGGGGCTGACTGCACTCAGGAGACTGCCTGAAGCCCTCATGACATTCACCTTGTTTGTAGAATTTTTCCTCCTCATGCAACCTCATATGACGAGTAAAGTTTGATCTCCACCTAAAGGTTTTCCTGCATTTggtacatttatagggtttctccTGGGTGTGAATCCTTTGATGTTCAAGAACATATGACTTACAGTGGAAGGACTTCCTGCACTGGCTGCAGTCAAAGAGTTTCTctccactttggtctcccaaatgATGATCAAACCCTGAGCTGTAGGTGAGAGCTGCCCTATACTGATTCAATTCAAGAAATTTCTTCTTAGCATGGGTTTCTCGGTGCAGACGGTAGGCTGACAGACGTCGGAAAGCTTTCTCACATAAATCGCATTTATAGGGCTTCACTCCAGTGTGAATTTTCTCATGCCGTGCACAGTTGGAACTCCACCGGAAGGCTTTCCCACACACCCTACATTTAAATGCCTTCTCTTGAGTGTGAAGTCTCTGATGATATGCAAGATGGGAGCTATGACTGAAAGTCCTTCCACAGTCACTGCACTTAAATGACACTCCCACCGTGTGAAGACTCTGCCCGTGCTGGTGATGAGAGCTAAGGCTGAAGTCTTTTCCACACACGTCCTTTTTATTCCCTTTCagtccagtatgaattctctgatgtagGCTGAAGCCGCCAATCATGTGTCTGAGCCCCTTCCCATATTTCTTGTAGTCATAGTGGTGTGAACTCATTCTGAAGTGTTTGCCACAGCCATGTTTAAGGGATTCCTTTCTTCCAGAAACTCTCAAATATGTAACATGTTTTAAGTCAAGACTATTACTTCCTGATACTTCAGAGTCTTTTCCTGTCCTGTGACTGAAATTGGTCTCTTCTTTTTTAACTGTTACTTGTATGGGGTTTTCACATTGATTCTTTTGCCTGCTCTTCTGTTGAAAAGATTCTCTGAGCCCAATTCCCTCAGAAACACTTGTCGCAGGACATCCTGATGACACAGCTAAGGTTTCTGCTTCTTCCAAAGGTTCCTGATCTAAGatgaatttgtttgttttaatctggAGGTCATCTcctgacaaaaaataaaacacaagagaATGTACTCTTTTCCCATACTTGGAACTGCAGAAAGCACCAAAGGGCAATAAAATGTCTGGGTGGTGAGGCTTTTGCCTGACTGCCAATACCTTTATAAAATAGTCAAACATAAGGCAAAACATGGAAGATTATCCCAGGTtacagggaagggaggagaaaagcaAGATGGGCAGGGCAGCTAGAGATATGCAGACATCACATCCAGCagggaaataaaaaggattaagAAGAAAGTGTTAAACAGCCAGAGTGGGAGAATCATGGCATTATAGAAAGGTACCCAAAAGCCAAGGGGTGGGGCTCCAAGGAGCACTTGGCTGAAAAGGCTGGAGATCAGCCTATTACAAAAATAaggaccaagaaaagaaagaacaggagTGGGATGAGGGCTCCTAAGAGCAAAAAGGGGTGAGTACAGGAGATTCAGCAAGAGTGCAGGCCATGAGTGAGGAGGAGCATCAGTGAGTGAAAGACAGGAACAGTGAAGCCCTCCAGCAGGCAAGAACTATTATTGAGAGGGCTGCTGGGGAACGGGGACAGGAGAATAGACATGGCTGGAAGTGAATGACCTCTCAGAGGCCAGCCAGGATGAAAGAGACCCAGTGGCCCAAGCACCCTTACCAACACTGTTAAAGATCTTCCTTCTATAACCGAccttaagaaagagaaaagtaaaagcaGGAGAAGCAGGACCTGGCAGGTTCTCTGGAACTCACCTGTAGGGGCAACACCTGCATTCCCCTTAGGCTGAGCTGCCTGCAAATTCAGGCCCCATGGCTCCCTTGCTTCCAACCAGGAGATCAGAGCAGGTTTGGTGAATGGTCCCACTGCAGAAGAGAAGGGAATGGGATGAGAAGAGAGATGGATGACACAGAACTACTCTTCAGGACCTCTGGGCCTGAAGTCCTGGTGGGAAGGTGGGAAAAGCCAGGAAGGCAGGCagcagaagaagggaaggaggccCAGTCATTTCAAATAGCCCTGAGCAGAGATAAGAGAGAATGACAGAAGTTGACCCCAAAAGGATTACTAGAATTTTCCAGAGGTGAGACTCACATGTCTACTTAATTGGCTACATCAGCCAACATTTTTTGAATGTCTAAATGGACTAGGAACTTAAAACATATTACCTTTAATccgttgtttttatttgttttgaaacagggtctcactctgttacccgggctggagtgcagtggcacgatcgtggctcactgcagcctcgtcctcctgggctcaagcaattctccagcctcggcttcccaagtagctgggattacaggcgtacgtACCACAtgcttgtatttttgtattttttgtagagacggagtttcactatgttgcccagactggtctcaaactcctcagctcaagcaatcttcccacctgggcctcccaaagtgctgggattacaggtgtgagctaccacgcccagccacctttaatctttacaataatcCAGAATGGCAGGCattattctccccatttttcAAAAGAGGCTACCAAGGTGCTAGACTAAGTGATCTGGTTAGCAGTTACAGAGCCAGGATCTAAAACCAGGTCAGGTCCCTTTCTATGCAGCAGCACAAAACAACCCAAGgcggcagaaataaagatagatAGAAGCATGAGGATATCGATTACTTACCCAGGAAAGCCATGTTCCTATAATTCTCCAGCATCACATCCCTGTACAGGTTTCTCTGAGCAGAGTCCAGCCACCCCCACTCGTCCTGGGAGAAGGTCACCTCCACATCCTTGAAAGTCATAGTCTGAAAAAACACTGTGCCCTAGAGCTGGTCCACAGCTCCCAGCTTTGAGGtggaaggggagagaaggggaatAAACTGGCTCTTTGTGAATGCAGGATGGACCTGGCAAAGGTGAAAGGGAAGACCATCACCCAGCAGAAGACCTCTGGGCTTGAGGGGGATAATCTGGTCTCTGGAACACAGGTCTTTGGATGCGAGGTTACTAGACAGAGAAACCCAGGATGGGGCAGCTGCACTAACCCATTAGGCAGTGATGTGGGGACATCATGAAGGACCAAATGTCCTGTGGCTCACCTGAAGCTGGGCTGTCAGGGACCTGGGTGGTGTTACCTGGTCTCCTGGGCACCCCTCTCTCTGGAAAAGGGCAGGCATCTGGGCAGCAGGAGTATCTGAAGGAGAAAAAGCCATGAGAGAGTGACTCAGCTCTGGACAGCCCACTGAGAAGCCCACTCTTCCCCCCAGTAGAGGACTCCTGGACCCATGAGCAGGTACAGAATGCTGTTAAATACCTATCTCACATGTCCTCAGTCTACTGGGGCCAGGAAAGGGGTAGTGGGACAGGGGGTGTAATGGGAGAGGAGCAAGCCACATATGGGTTATAGAACGGATGGAGAGGACAGAGAGCTAAGGGCCAGGACAGAAAGAGTTTCACATGAGAGGACAGATGTGAAAAGACAACACTACAGGAAATGCAAGAAGTGTGGCATAAGGCTGGGGTCTTAAGGCCAGGCAGCAAGTACCGGATTGCCCAGCCAGGAAGTCACGTGCTTCTATTTCATAGGGAGGCTCCAGGTGGTCCCCCAGAGCAGAGCTGCTCCTGAGAGGTGAAGCAAGGGACCATATCTGTGCAGATCGCAGGGCTCCTGTACCCATCCAATGCACATCTGGGCTCTGGGCAGGGCCCGGGTCCTGGCAAGAAGAAAATGTTGTGAGAGGATCTTTCTGGGAATCAGAAAGCAAACTCAGAGAAGAGACCACACGACCAATCTCTAAAGGACAAAGGCCAAGGGATAGGTAAGCCAGGTCCTTTATTACTTCCAGGCAAGAAGAACACCCAGGGAGGTAcctccaaccacctcagcctccttgggcTTTAATGAGGGCCCTGGGAGAGTCCAGGTAGAGACAGACTCCAGCTCAACACAAGGAAGCACATGTTAAGTCAGTACAGCACTCTTGTCGGGCCTCATATGACACAGTGCCACCTTCCCATTATCCCTCAGCTCCCACCCCAGGCCTATAACTTAGAAATGAGAGAGAAGGAACTAGTTCTTCAGAATTAAACTCACAATGGTTCACAGTGAAGATATAGTCAAGTAATATCTACTGTCAAGTGCTCCTCTAGGCACTGATGTACAAAGTGAACTCAAAGAGGCAGGCTAGCTCCCAAGTTGTAAACTTGCTTTGAATAATAAAGAGGCAATGCTAATCATGAGAGTCAGCCATGGAACCACAGAAGAAAAAGTCTCCAGTGGAAAAAATGGCAGTGTCCATCTAAGTAGAGACCAACAAAGAGGAAGCGTTTGCCCTGAGACTTCAAATAACTCTGGTCTCTGAGGCAAGGCTGTTTCTCATATAGAAGAGGTGAGTACAGGAAACTACAATTTGAGATTTTCTGGTCCTGTGACCGAGACACTCTCTATAGCGATATGGACAAATCTTAGCCTGAGGCCATTAATCATCTGATACAGAGATACACACTAAAGATGATGAACTGATCACAGTAATTTATCTCccattttttattcttctaataaagggagaatttaaaaaaaagaaatatggaagcACAGCAAAACGAGTTGAAGGACAAACTTTCTCGGGCCCTGGTTTTTCACACTGTGATAATTTTGCTGAACCATAGAACGATTCTGTGACTTTACATGTATCTTAAagcatttctcttcattttgcaAATTTGGGGGGCTTTCTCCCAGCCCCCACTGTCTTCTAAGTACCTTTCAACCAGCTTTCTGCTCATGTGGCAATGTTTTCACgggttttttaaattacatcTAGCTGTAAATGAGCTGAATATAACCAAGCCACGATTTTGTAACTACTGTGTACcttatttccttttataaattattaatcaGGTCCTTTTGAACATTTCATTGTTCtggtaaaaataacaaatgctcttttaaattttttaaaatagtacccCATGTggtgcaaaaatattttctaacagtTTTACCCTGTGTTTATTACCATTTACTGCTGGTAGACCATGTCCTGATGTCttacttgatttaatttttataacaaagtTTCAGGAACAAGTATGTCAAATTTgtttcagaaatctttttttctttctttttcagacgTAGTCtttcatcaggctggagtgcagtggcatgatctcggctcactgcaacctccgcctcccaggttcaagcaattctcctgcctcagcctcccaagcagctgggactacaggcgcacaccactacgcccagctaatttttgttatttttagtagagatgggttttcaccgtgttggtcaggatggtcttgatctcttgacctcatgatctgcccgcctcagcctcccaaagtgctgggattacaggcgtgagccaccgtgcccagccacaactTTCATTTATACATGAATTATGTGTGCagaatcatatatatatgtatatgtatgaatgtgtctgtgtgtgtgtgtgtacatatatatatatatatatatacatatatatatatatatatacacactttttttttttttttttttttgagacggagtgtctttctgttgcccagcctagacTACACTggtgcactctcagctcactgcagcctccaccttccaggttcaagcaattctcctgcctcagcctcctgagtaactgggactataggtgcataccaccacatctggctaatttctgtgcttttagtagaaatggagtttcaccatgttggccaggctagtctcgaacttctgacctcaagtgatccgcctgccttggcctcccaaagtgctagcactACAGGCGTtagtcactgtacctggccagaatcctgtatttttatataaataaaattttaaagaagccttaaaaaactgataaatgcttttttcaaaaactgaaacaaTACAGGAAGCATCAGCTCCCCTGTGCGCAGCAGCAGGACAGGAAGAATGCACTTGAACTGACCGGCTGCCACTCAACCGCCAGGCCTGGGACTGCCAACTCTGCCAGGGCCAGGCATATGATAAGCACTtgaatatttactgaacaaaTTCTCATGATTAGaccatttctgcattttcttcttaATGAAGAGAGGCTCTGAAAGGTACAACTATGTGGCCACAGATGTTGAGGCTGTGGAATGAAGTCTAAAATCGAGGTCTTCCTGTTTCTCAGCCCAGCACTGCCAATCAGCACTCATGTCCATCTTCCCTGCCTCCCATCTCACACACATAGAAAAGATCCTCAAAAACTTACTgagaagggctgggcacagtggtttatgcctataatcccagcattttgtgaggccaaggcagatggatcaccggaggtcaggagtccaagaccagcctgaccaaaatggtaaaaccccatctctactaataatacaaacaaaattagctgggcatggtgtggtacacctcacaaaaaaaaaagggggggggcctTACTGAGAAGGAAGCTACATGGTGCCTGCAGAGCGCTCTTCTGAGTTTTAACATGTACTCTTCCCACTGAGAAGCCAAGAGCCCTAACCCTAAGTGCTGTTCCAACACTCGTCACTTTACAGGGCTACAGTTAGTCTCAAGTCAAATTAGATAATACGTGGAGATGGACTTTGTATACtgtaagccactgtgtccaaAGACTAGttactgggctttttttttttttgagacagggtcttgctgtgtcatccaggctggagtgcagtggtgcaataacgactcactgcagccttgacctatctgggttcaaatgatcctcccacctcagtcccccaagtagctgggactacagtcacatgccaccatttcagctaatttttgtagaaacagggttttgccatgttgcccaggctggtcacgaattcctgcactcaagcaatccgcctaccTTGGACTctaaagtgcttagattacaggtgtgagccaacatgcctggcctaatttttaaattatgtatagaGACAGTGTGTCGGGGGgcggtctccctatgttgcccaggctggcttgaactcctggcctcaaggaattctcccacctcagcctcctaaagtgctggtatgacatgtgtcagccactgcacccagaagTTAGCATTATTTATGGAGACTTGCTGACCCTATCTAGAGCTGATATTCCTCTGGGAAGGTAGGAAAGGATACCTGCTAAAGGGTCCATGGCTCAGGGTCCTGTTCTCAGCTGCTCAGGTACCATGGGAAGAAGGGAAGGCTTCCCCGCACTCCTCTATATTGACAGTTCAGAGGGCCACACCCATCCCCAGACAAGCTGGCTCACCAGCAGGAAGAGTTCCCTGGGCACCACACACTTGCTCACACTCACCCTCCATGATGTCCCATCAAGGTCCCTCTGCAGCTCCTCCAGCAAGGCCACGGCCTCTTCGCCACTCTCAGGATTATGGAGCTGCACCCAAACCCGGAGCTCCCCAGGCAGGATGCTCAGAAACTGTTCCAGCACCAGCAGCTCTAGGATCTGTGCCTTGGAGAGAACGTCAGGCCTCAGCCACCAGCGACAGAGTTCCCGGAGCCGGCTCAGAGTTTCTAGGGGCCCCGAAGACTCATGGTAGCGAAGCTGTCTGAAGAGCTGGCGGAACAGCTCCTGGCCAGGGCGGTTGAGCGTCTGTGGCCTGGCAGCCTGCACTGGAGTATAGCTttcatcctcttcttccttctttattgTCTGAAGCCGCCCTCGCTCCCTCGAAGACTGGGCCTGGGCTGGATAGACAGCATGCCACCTGCCTGGAGGCATCACTCCTGTTCAGGGACTAACCAGAAGAGCACGAGCTAAGTCCACCTTAGACGTGGGTCCTCAGAAGTATCTTCTCAGCACTGCAGTCAACAATGCCATTTGCTGGGACATCAGAAGTCATCGGCAAGTGACTGAAATAACCAGCATTTCTGTGCACGAGGGGATGAGAGAATAAAGTCCATTATACATGGTGCAGTTGGATTCTGCTGGTTGGGATCATCTTTGTATGTATAAGAAGAGCGTTTCCACAGATATATATGCCAGTATCAAGTAGACCAGAGCTAGGTTGTTCCCCACTGGAGTAAGCTAAGAAAATATCCCACAATAAAACATATGCTGAACTTATACATTAAAACTTtgtaaaaaacacaaaaggatGATGAAAAAAGTCAGAGAAGATCTAAACAAATCAACAGACACACCATATGCATGTATGGAAAGATGTGACACAGTAAAGATGTAaattctctccaaattgatctataggtCTAATGCAATTCCTACCAAAATCTCAACaagattttttgtagatatagacaaACTTATGTGGAAAGGCAATGgaattagaatagctaaaattacGATAGGTCAGGCGTgttggctaacacctataatgctagcactttgggaggcagaggtgagcggacagcctgagctcaggagttcgagaccagcctgggcaacatagcgaaaccccatctctactaaacatacaaaaattagccaggcatggtggtgcatgcctggaatcccagctactaggaaggctgaggcagaagaatcacttgaacctgggaggcagaggttgcagtgagccaagatcgtgccactgcactccagcctgggcaacagagcaagagtgtctcaaaacaagaaagcaaacaaacaaaaccaaaaaataattaTGACAAAGAAGAATAAATTGGGAGGGATCAGTCTGAAAACAatctacctgatttcaagacttagaGCTAATCAATTCTATGTAGTACTGGTGGAGGAAGAGGCACTTAggtcaatggaataaaatagaaaaatcagaaacagaaccacaaaagaatgcccaactgattttttaaatatcaagtgTGATTTtgctattatatttaaaaatatctcaaatgAGCAAttcaaaaaccaacaaaaaaaatcctgagaATCCCCTAGTTGATTTTATGACCCAACAATGAGTTACAAATTATAATTTGAAAACTACTAATCCAGCTTCCCACTCAactcttgtatttatttttataattcatcaTAAAATGTGGGGTCCAAGGGTTCAAGCCACTTTCAGGAggtagcactttgtgaggccaaaatgggtggactgcttgagattaggagtttgagaccagcctggccaacatggcgaaactccaggtctacaaaaaacacaaaaaattagctggccatggtggcatgtgcctgtaatcccagccattcgggaagctgaggcatgagaattgcttgagcctgggaggcagaggtttgcagtgagctaagatcgtggcactccactctgcactccagcctgggcaacagagcgagactccatctccaaaaagagACTATTTGGAGTATATTTTGGGCTCTGAAGGAATGTTTGTTTCTTCATACCTGGGGAAGGAGCTTGTGCTACGAATCACATCACTATGTAGAGGAGTCCACGCCTGCGATACACaaaactgattctttttttttccttttttttttaaagacagggtctctttctgctgcccaggctggagtgcagtggtgtgatcatggctcactgcagcctcaaactcctgggctcaagcaatcctcttgcttcagcctccatagtagctgagactacaggcatgtgacaccacagataatttaaaaattatttttagagatggggcctatgttacctcaaactcctggcctcaagtgatcgatcctcccatatcagcctcctaagtagctgggattacaggcatgagccactaagctTGACCTCCAATCAATTTTTGATAAAGATGTAAAAGCAGTTCAAAAGAGGAAGGGTAGTCTTCTCACCAAATGCTGGAGCAATTGGACATCCACAGGCAAAATAAGGAAAACTGACCAAAACCTTGCCTCTTGTACACTTGAATTCAAATGGATCagacttggccgggtgtggtggcttacgcctgtaatcctaccaccttgggaggcctaggcgggtggatcacgaggtcagaagttcgggaccagcctgaccaacatggtgaaacgccgtctctactaaaaatacaaaaaatacaaaaaaaattagctgggcgtgatggcatgcacctgtaattccaggtactcaggaggctgaggcagtagaatcgcttgaacctgggtggtggaggttgcagtgagccaagatcgtaccactgcacaccagcctgggcaacagagtgagaactatTTGCCTCATCCTAGATCCTAAAGGTTTTCTCctgggttcttttttttgagtgagacttctaaaaaaaaaaggatcagatTTAAAGTTAAGCCATAAAACTATACAACTTTTAGAAAACAACCCAggaggctaggcgcagtggcttgtaatcccaccattttgggaggccaaggcagacggatcacgaggtcaagagattgagaccatcctggccaacatgatgaaaccccatctccactaaaaatacaaaaattagctgggcatggtagcgcatgcctgtagtcccagctactcaggaggctgaggcagaagaatcacttgaatccacgaggtggaggttgcagtgagccaagattatgccattgcactccagcctggcaaaagagcgagactccatctcaagaaaaagaacCCAGGAGAAAACCTTTAGGATCTAGGATGAGGCAAATAGTTCTTAGGCTTGATACCTGTGATAttatgatacatatacacattggTTTTTATCCATGGTTCATGGCTCCTAACTCCCATAGCCCTTATTTCCTAAGTGATTAAAACAATAAGCATATCTTTTGTTGAATTATTTGGCCTTTGTCCTTGGTTCctgaagcagctttggaacttcAGAGTGATAAAGGTAAGACAGCCTTTTGTTATAATATTGGTGCGTTTTAGGCCTCAGAAGCAGGACTCAAAAAATAGAACATCTCTCTCTGACCTTTTCTTGCCCTCCTTTCACCTGCTCCTTTTTCTCCCCAAGGCAGGCcatagaaactaaaaatacagtCATCTTCCCCCTTTTCCGTCTTTCTGCTGGCCGTAAATTCTCTGACCTATCATATCTGATTGTAGGTCATAAGACACCCATTTCGGGAGTCCTGCCTCATACTCAGTAAGTCAAAATGCTGCatagagaggccaagaagaatttGAACTAACAGCCTGAGTGTCCCCACTTAGTCTATTAATACGAGATCCAACTCTTTTTGTCCAGTCATGTTTTACATGGTTGTCCAAGCTTCAATCATGCTTATCCAATGAAGTATCCATAAAAGGTCCAAGAGGATGGGGTACAGAGAGCTATGGACAACTGCACTTGTGGAGGCTTGCAGGAAGGCGAACAAGAACTCATTCATGTGCCAGGATAGTGGTGCAACCCAACTCCACAGCAACAAAAGCTCCTGTACCCAGAACACTGCCAGACCTCCCcctatgtatctcttcatctAGTTGTTTattgtatcctttaaaatatcctttataataaattgataaatgtgtttccctgagttttgtGAGCTGCTCTGTCAAATAAATTGAGCAACACAATCAGAAAATTAAtcaacacaacaacaaaataaaacacccGGAAATAAAGCTAAAAAAACATGTACAGGAtcttaaaagagaaacaaaagacatAATAGACCTGAATACATCTTAAGTATGGAAAGACAAATCTTTTCACAATGCCAATTCTTCCTAAGGTAATGTGTGGTTAATAAAATCCCAACCAAATTCCACTATCTCTTCTTAGGGCTTGATAAGCATATTCTAAAATTCAAGCAAATGAGTAAAAGGGCAAGAATAGCCACGGTAACTTTTTAGAGGTGAAAATATTTGTTCTACCTGACATTAAggcttactacaaagctacattAATGAAAACACTATTACTGAAGGAATATGCAAATAGTAGATAAAAGAAACAGTACATACAGAATCCTGACATGGGCTTAAGCATACATATACATTTGCTCTATGATAGAGGCAGCATTACAAATCAGTGGGAAAGATTAGACTATCCAATGAATTGCATTGGGACAACTGGCTAgccaaattaaaataacaaaaaaaaaaaaaaaccc encodes:
- the LOC105480308 gene encoding zinc finger protein 445 isoform X1, with the protein product MPPGRWHAVYPAQAQSSRERGRLQTIKKEEEDESYTPVQAARPQTLNRPGQELFRQLFRQLRYHESSGPLETLSRLRELCRWWLRPDVLSKAQILELLVLEQFLSILPGELRVWVQLHNPESGEEAVALLEELQRDLDGTSWRDPGPAQSPDVHWMGTGALRSAQIWSLASPLRSSSALGDHLEPPYEIEARDFLAGQSDTPAAQMPALFQREGCPGDQVTPPRSLTAQLQTMTFKDVEVTFSQDEWGWLDSAQRNLYRDVMLENYRNMAFLVGPFTKPALISWLEAREPWGLNLQAAQPKGNAGVAPTGDDLQIKTNKFILDQEPLEEAETLAVSSGCPATSVSEGIGLRESFQQKSRQKNQCENPIQVTVKKEETNFSHRTGKDSEVSGSNSLDLKHVTYLRVSGRKESLKHGCGKHFRMSSHHYDYKKYGKGLRHMIGGFSLHQRIHTGLKGNKKDVCGKDFSLSSHHQHGQSLHTVGVSFKCSDCGRTFSHSSHLAYHQRLHTQEKAFKCRVCGKAFRWSSNCARHEKIHTGVKPYKCDLCEKAFRRLSAYRLHRETHAKKKFLELNQYRAALTYSSGFDHHLGDQSGEKLFDCSQCRKSFHCKSYVLEHQRIHTQEKPYKCTKCRKTFRWRSNFTRHMRLHEEEKFYKQGECHEGFRQSPECSQPQGAPAVEKTFLCQQCGKTFTRKKTLVDHQRIHTGEKPYQCSDCGKDFAYRSAFIVHKKKHAMKRKPEGGASFSQDRVFQVPQSSHSREEPYKCSQCGKAFRNHSFLLIHQRVHTGEKPYKCRECGKAFRWSSNLYRHQRIHSLQKQYDCHESEKTPSVEPKILTGEKRFWCQECGKTFTRKRTLLDHKGIHSGEKRYKCNLCGKSYDRNYRLVNHQRIHSTERPFKCQWCGKEFIGRHTLSSHQRKHTRAAQAERSPPARSSSQDTKLRLQKLKPSEEMPLEDCKEACNQSSRLTGLQDITIGKKCHKCSICGKTFNKSSQLISHKRFHTRERPFKCTKCGKTFRWSSNLARHMKNHIRD
- the LOC105480308 gene encoding zinc finger protein 445 isoform X2; translated protein: MPPGRWHAVYPAQAQSSRERGRLQTIKKEEEDESYTPVQAARPQTLNRPGQELFRQLFRQLRYHESSGPLETLSRLRELCRWWLRPDVLSKAQILELLVLEQFLSILPGELRVWVQLHNPESGEEAVALLEELQRDLDGTSWRDPGPAQSPDVHWMGTGALRSAQIWSLASPLRSSSALGDHLEPPYEIEARDFLAGQSDTPAAQMPALFQREGCPGDQTMTFKDVEVTFSQDEWGWLDSAQRNLYRDVMLENYRNMAFLVGPFTKPALISWLEAREPWGLNLQAAQPKGNAGVAPTGDDLQIKTNKFILDQEPLEEAETLAVSSGCPATSVSEGIGLRESFQQKSRQKNQCENPIQVTVKKEETNFSHRTGKDSEVSGSNSLDLKHVTYLRVSGRKESLKHGCGKHFRMSSHHYDYKKYGKGLRHMIGGFSLHQRIHTGLKGNKKDVCGKDFSLSSHHQHGQSLHTVGVSFKCSDCGRTFSHSSHLAYHQRLHTQEKAFKCRVCGKAFRWSSNCARHEKIHTGVKPYKCDLCEKAFRRLSAYRLHRETHAKKKFLELNQYRAALTYSSGFDHHLGDQSGEKLFDCSQCRKSFHCKSYVLEHQRIHTQEKPYKCTKCRKTFRWRSNFTRHMRLHEEEKFYKQGECHEGFRQSPECSQPQGAPAVEKTFLCQQCGKTFTRKKTLVDHQRIHTGEKPYQCSDCGKDFAYRSAFIVHKKKHAMKRKPEGGASFSQDRVFQVPQSSHSREEPYKCSQCGKAFRNHSFLLIHQRVHTGEKPYKCRECGKAFRWSSNLYRHQRIHSLQKQYDCHESEKTPSVEPKILTGEKRFWCQECGKTFTRKRTLLDHKGIHSGEKRYKCNLCGKSYDRNYRLVNHQRIHSTERPFKCQWCGKEFIGRHTLSSHQRKHTRAAQAERSPPARSSSQDTKLRLQKLKPSEEMPLEDCKEACNQSSRLTGLQDITIGKKCHKCSICGKTFNKSSQLISHKRFHTRERPFKCTKCGKTFRWSSNLARHMKNHIRD